The Ascaphus truei isolate aAscTru1 chromosome 14, aAscTru1.hap1, whole genome shotgun sequence genome segment gttacatggagCTCCAgacacgttccaaaggttaatggacaaggtactatgaccccatagggcatatgccgcggcctacttggatgacattgtcatctatagcagacactggcagtctcatataaaaaggttacgGGCAGttctaacgtccttaagagaaacagggctcactgcaaatccgaaaaaatgtgccctgggtaaatccactacaaaatacttgggctatgccgttgggggagggatagtaaggccactagctagcaaggtggccgccataaaggaagtccccaccccacagacaaagacataggtccgctcccttttggggttagcagggtattacaggcggtttatccccaatttttcagaaatttctgcacctctaacagatctgacaaaaaacagtgccccgacccaagttaaatggtcttgggagtgccaagacaccTTTGATGTAcgaaaaaagtgcctgtcagagggccccgctcttcggagcccagattttaaagagcccttcatcatccagacggatgcctcagaggtaggactgggagcagtgctgtcccaccAATTTGATgatgttgaacaccccatactgttcatcagccggaagctgttcccaagggaagtgaggtattccgtcattgagaaggagtgcctcgctgtaaaatgggcaattgaggccttgagacattatgtcgccggagtacacttaaCCCtagtcactgaccatgcgcccttaaAATTGtaaaacaccatgaaggacacaaactcaaggttggccaggtggtatatggcccttcaacccttctcttttgatatacagcatagacttggaaaggaccatggaaatgccgattttttgtcaagagaaggaatGGAGGGTCGgtcttcagccgtgtgggaccctaggcacacacaaacaggggaggtatgtgacagggtgaagtcaacccctataagttatgcctgggagacatatgtctgtgtgcttcatccagcactcagaaggttaactcaggaggaagctaggtaatcagggtgtaagctgacacctgataatccagcaaggtataaaaggatgttattactggcagtagctggctgccttagaccagagcactctgctatgtgagctgctagccagacggattcaccaactaactctttcaaccaaagtaagcattgttaatttgttttcctgactgcataATATAGacttacggtttggtaaatggtttagccagccagccagcctgctagataggtctggagtgttagtcagttctcccaatgtggagcaggttttgttttggtttaaagggacagtgtacccacatgttatgctatgttgtggagaaataaagccactgaacgttttcattatcctgaaactacacgtgtggactgttccctgaccttggctacaggccatcctgccacacacccactccCCCTTCTTGGACCAGCCACAGTCGTATGGGAAACACAATAGAAACCGTCTGATAGCTCAAAGGTATACACACATGTTGGCTCTATATAGCTTGAGATAAGGTGCATATAAGCGGAGCATAATGGAGTTAAAGCCTACAGTAGATGGAGATGCGAGAGGGGTAACTGGGTGCAGACCCATGTCCAATTGTATAGGTGGACGGCTGCATGAACCACAGTGAATAAACGCCAGTATGGAGTACAATTACTCATGATTAGTACCGTTCCCCTTCTCCCCTGGCCTCGCGGTACACTTGGATAGGTGATTAGCGTTCCTCCATAGCGTGATCTCGATCAGAGCGTGATATTGAGAAGAAGAAGATCGATGCAGCAGCTACTCCTGTTGTGTATTCAGACTCACCAGCAaaaattttaatcaaaaatactttattgggctacataaaacagatactatcACATACAAAAATGAGAGACTGCCAGCCTATGCGGCTAAGGCTGTGTGTTATTGTTTAGCCTTATCATCTGTGAGGCgggagaatgagaggggtgagtgaggaaggggGATTCAGACAGAAGAGGTGAAATGCATgagaagagggtgggaaatagagagggctcgtgaggtgtgaaatgggggaggggggtcccagacataactctagtcctgggccccgggaaatctgcctGCGGCCCTGGGGCCCACCACACCAATTTAAACTCAAGTGGGCCCCCACCCTAGTGTAAACTCAAGTGATTAGATTTCAATTTTAATCTGAGTCAATTAGATTTTGAATCATGCCAACAAATAGTGAACCAGGCATCGATTTATAAGTAtttggtgatgaggatgagaatAGAACTCCTGACGAATTCATACTTACCTCAACGATactgttttattggcatatttttgctttttttcaCATATGATTACGATGCACCCCGCTCCCTCATCTTGTTGTATTTGCTATTTGTGAGAGACTGGAGGACTGTTTCTTTTGAAGGTTGAGTGGGAGGCATAGTATCtaatttaatttaaatatttTCACGTAGTCtatatgtttttatatgtattggtctTAACATTGTTTCCATTAGGGAACAATTTCACTTATGACCACTGGGTGGGAGTACAGAATTTAATACTGTCTTAGGTGATTTATTCCCGTACCTATTCAGGATTTGATCGTAATCAAAAGCATTTCAAGCAAATTGCACTTGTTGGTTTGCTTAAAGCCCTTACCTGATATACCAAACCTCCAGCCTATACAAATAACGAACAATGTGGTGAGTGGTGTGGTGACTGCAAACTATTGTTTCTAAATATGAATATGAatgtccctgaagaagtagcgttcgctctacgaaacgcgttggatttatGCCATATACTGTGCAAACAGTTATCTATCCAATCTTTGCCTCAGTTGCATTGTTAGCCCCTTGATTTGCCCCCGCCTGTTCATACTGCTCCGTTACGCTCCTTGACTACCATATCTATTGGACTGTCATCTAGCCTGTGAGAGAGGCTCATCACgcgcgtgacgtcatcagcgggcgCCTGCTGCgccccggtcacgtgatcggaggTGCggtacacggagtgtggagcagggaTCAGGCGTACTCATGGGACTTCTCTCGGGAGAACATACCGACGGCCCCTTCTGACATCGCTGCTACGAGTGTTGCTGGACTGTGGAGGAGTTCTTTGAACGGGGCCTAGGAGGTTGCACACCGCCGCCGCAGGATTATTGGTGTTAATATCATCTACAGCTTCCTGATCCGGCGAGTGGTAACCCCAACATGCCTCGATGATTGCTTACTGATTTCTTATTTGATGTACACAGAACctttaatgttttaatatatatatatacatttatttcataCTTCACGATTTTGCGTTGTGCGCCGTGTTTTTGTCTCACTCTCCTAGCTCcaggggtgttgagccaccccaTACGACGGCTGCAGACGCAAATCATTACACCCAATATTGTAAGGTTTTTTCACCAGTTTGCACATATTTGTATTACTAAGGCAATCAGTTTGTTACTTTTGCCAGCTTTCACGTGGGTCTTGTTTTAGCTGCGCactgtctttttttctctatttgtCAGTGATGGTGACACCCTGCTTCATCTGTACTTGAGGTAAAACGACTTTCACTAGAatgatacattattattattttctattttttgcaACAATGCTTCCCCAGAAATCAGATACTGTAGAGATTTACAGATAACAGTATACAGTGAACGCAGAGAATTACAAAACTATTCTTAAGAACATAGTAAGAGGTATATTCAGTGTCAGGAAGCTGTCTGCATTTCAAacgaataaaaaaaacacacagaaatcatTGTGCTGAACCGtctaaaaatgtaaaatattatttattcaaACTTATTTTTCTTGGttgtaattgaatatattaatTCAAGGAAAGGTTTCGTCTGGTCCCATTGTGGAATTTAAGTGCTCAAAATGGTACGGTATTTACTATCAGATAccattataaaatgtatttaacctcttcagtgctggTGGGGACCATAGTAACACAGTACTTTGTATAGATTGCAAGCATTTTCAGTTAGCTGACACATAGAAATAAGCGGTATACAAATATATAAGTGTATGAATCTACAGTTAGTACAGTTACTGGATCTTGGCTCATAGAGAGTTCTGTAGCTTCACAGAAGAGATATCTGTCATGTAacatagcagggtatattccctatgggtgtCAGTGTCGGTGACATCCTGCGGTCACTGTATATACATAGCAGGGAATATTCGCTATGGGTATCAGTGATGGTGACGCCTACgttcactatgtgtatatacagagcAAGAGATACCGGTCGTATAACATAGGAGCATCTGTGAGTGTTGCTGAATGGCGTTTATAAGATGCAAAGAGGCTCTGTATAACCGCAGGGACTTGTTACATGGACACATTTGTCCCTCACATGTAGTTCTATGGCACTTTGTGGGAGATCACTCCGCTCCTTAGGACCGTAGATGTCTAAGCATAGGAAGCAGTCTAGAAGCCTCCCAAAACTCGCGGGCCCCaaagtaataacacacagagtccAAGACACAGTTAGAATTGGCCACAAACGTTGCTATCTGAATGAAGACATCAATGTGCTCCCATGTGTGACAGGAGACATTGAGAGACTCTGTCACAAAGCGCACTGTGTACCCTACGTGTACCGGTAAGAAGCAGATCACAAATACCACCAGGTTGGCGGTTATCATGTGAATTGCTTTCCTGATTGACTGCTGCTCTTGAGCACCCACTGTCTCTTTATTCCAGAGGGTGCTGATGACCATTCCAGAGCAGAAACTCATGAGGGTCAGTGGCGTGACAAACCCAACCACAACAAAGACAAGAGCCAAGTTGAAAGGCCTGGTGCTGACCTTCTGGAAGCAGGTGCGGAATCTGTGATCTCTGTCCTGCACAATCCTCATTATGCCAATAGAGATACAGAGCAACCACAAGACACAGCATGTGATAATAGCCTTCAATGGGGACCTGCAGCCTTTGGCTTTCAGAGGGTGTCTGATGGCAAAGTAACGATCCACCGCTATCAAAGTGATGGTGAAGATACTCATGTACATGTTCACAAAGTATTGGAAAAAAATTGCTTTGCACAGATCACTCCCCAGGTTCCAGTCATACAGGTAGGAAACGAGTCTGAAGGGAAAGGTCAGCAGGAGGCTGATGTCTGATATGATCAGGTTCACCATGTACACTCTGGTCTCGGTCCATTTCTTCAACTTGCAGCAGAAAACCCACAGGGCCAGAGCACTGCAAATACTGccgaagaagaggagggggatgtATGCCAGCAGATTGAAGAGCTGAAGGGAGCGGCCCGAGCTACTGTTGGAGCAGTTCATTTTGGAAATCCCCCAAAGCTCTGCAAAGGGAAGAGATTAACAGGATGCTAATTAGATCTGCCACATTTCCTGTTTCACAAAATAATTTAACTtctgtatttaaagcagcaaaacacccAACGTCctatgtgtttttgttgttgttttttttaaaattataaaTCAgctctatagtattagataatactgactgcattttttcttttctccccccccccccactcctaatGCAATTTgccatagcaaccatttagaacaTTACattcacttcctcttttgaaacaggctctcacgcacacctttttgagctctgccctttggcaacaaggTATCACAAAGAAATCCGTTGCAGTATTCCAAGCAGCACGTCTGTTGCTAAGCTATAAGATCTAACAATAATGCTTTACACTTACACTAGTAATATGTTACATTGGAGCTGCAGCAATTCACAGACTGCTTAGGTAATTATTTCTCATTAAAGCTACTCTCATGCTGCAGGTAAGGAGAAATCCCAGCCAGGGGACAATGCGCCATGCACGGCTGCCGTGGAATCGCCGAAGACAAGCTGATGCTGCTGGGTCACGTAAAACTTGTTTATTGGATcctcaaaacatagaaaaatagGAAAGTTCCTCACGaaggaacactctgacgcgtttcgtgccctTAAGGCTCTTTGACAATATGCGATTCCACGGCAGCAGTGCACGGCGCTTTTTCCCCTTGGCTGGGATTTCTCCTTACCTGCATTGATCGCTGAGCTGTTGCACGCCCCTCCAGACCTCTTCAATCAAGTCTCAGTGAGTACTACAGCATTATTTTTACCACACGGGGGATCCAGCTCTAGGGTGTTGTTTACCCATTCAGCTGGGAGTCGGGTTGGTCTATTATATGGTCTCCCTTGATTAACCCATTCATCTTTTGTTTACACCCCTAATATGAGCTCACATAGGATCATTCACTGGAGGGATTATCGTGGAATAAAAAAAAGTGGATGCAGGACTGCTGCCTaatgctgcagaccaagcaatatcctacatgtgtgtttaaaaaaaaaaaaatctgttctgtactttgagaaaatacatgtagtatgaaataaaacacaaaaacaacttaacggcatttttaatgtattataatgtaataagcatATTTTTTGCTTCATTaacaacaatttacaaagtcacatccctttcctcttctgaaacaggctctgacacaccactTTTTGAGCGGTGCCCTCTCTCTAAcagggcaccaattgtatctagtgactgcctggtcacattatcttccccacagaactttgcatctttggtcctcttctgttgcactgacagccatttagtgaagccccaagccgaatcttcgccgatcgatcacaggagaatggattgatctgcaacatagctaattacttatcattgtgtggattgtattaatccACTTATTAAAgggaattttttttaacaaataaatGGCAGCTTATACTGCTGCTTATAGGTTTTTCTACACCGGCTTGTTCCTTCCCTGTAATGTTTCAAATTCAACCTTCTTGTAACCGCCCTCTAGCTTTACAGCCCTGAAATGGGTACCAAACagatccccccgccccccccaaaaaaactcagAACAATTTACAAGATTCCTCACTTCTCTTCTTCCTTCGATTTCAGCTCCAAACACAAACAAATATCCACGAGACCAGCACCAAAAAGCTCAAATTGTTTtgcaaacaacaacaacaaaaaccaaTGTTTTGGTATCAAGGATTTATTTTGTATTGGAGTTCGCTAGCACTTATAGGGTTAACTGTCACAGCAATCAATTTGCCATGAGATGTAGCTTCCCACTAGACTTTTGTGGGATTTTGGAAGATGTTGTGCTCTCCAGAGACTTGATTAAATATTTTGATGCAAGAAGACACAGCTCTCATACGGCATGAACCCATTCGAAAGCCAGTTTCTGTCCATCAAAGGAGTAAAATACATTGGCAGGAGTCTCCATACGATGAAGAACCACTCTTCCAGCTGCTAATTGGATGGTGATGCCCACGTTTACTATAGAGCGCTAAGCCATTAGCCACCTTATAGCCCAGTGAATCGTGTGTGATCATTAGGC includes the following:
- the LOC142465399 gene encoding G-protein coupled receptor 35-like yields the protein MNCSNSSSGRSLQLFNLLAYIPLLFFGSICSALALWVFCCKLKKWTETRVYMVNLIISDISLLLTFPFRLVSYLYDWNLGSDLCKAIFFQYFVNMYMSIFTITLIAVDRYFAIRHPLKAKGCRSPLKAIITCCVLWLLCISIGIMRIVQDRDHRFRTCFQKVSTRPFNLALVFVVVGFVTPLTLMSFCSGMVISTLWNKETVGAQEQQSIRKAIHMITANLVVFVICFLPVHVGYTVRFVTESLNVSCHTWEHIDVFIQIATFVANSNCVLDSVCYYFGAREFWEASRLLPMLRHLRS